One region of Mycolicibacterium lutetiense genomic DNA includes:
- a CDS encoding nuclear transport factor 2 family protein — MNPGDVRAVSALLYRYARAVDSKDWELYRSVFTEDAVIDYSSAGAVVGTRDEVVDWFAANFGVIPWSMHYITNIEILDGDEDTASVRAMFYNPMQLPGMAEMSACGGYYHHELVRTPDGWRSRNLREENLWFTNAPGQA, encoded by the coding sequence ATGAACCCGGGTGATGTCCGCGCAGTTTCAGCCCTGCTGTACCGGTATGCCCGCGCCGTCGACTCCAAAGACTGGGAGCTATATCGGTCGGTGTTCACCGAGGACGCGGTCATCGACTACTCGTCGGCAGGCGCCGTCGTAGGCACCCGCGACGAGGTGGTCGATTGGTTCGCCGCCAATTTCGGCGTGATCCCGTGGAGCATGCACTACATCACCAACATCGAGATCCTCGACGGTGACGAGGACACCGCGAGCGTGCGGGCGATGTTCTACAACCCCATGCAGTTGCCGGGGATGGCCGAGATGAGCGCCTGCGGCGGGTACTACCACCACGAGTTGGTGCGCACGCCCGACGGCTGGCGCAGCCGCAACCTGCGTGAGGAGAACCTCTGGTTCACCAACGCACCGGGTCAAGCCTGA
- a CDS encoding phosphatidate cytidylyltransferase: MAQTEPPQKTSRAGRDLPAAIAVGAVLGALAIGTLLFAPLWWLPLLAVAIAIATHEVIRRMREDGYALPTVPLLLGGQAMIWLTWPFGAAGLLGAYGGTIVVCMVWRLIGQGLDQQPVNYLRDIAATVLLATWVPLFAAFTALLIFADHGGARVFTIIVTVVFADIGGYVAGVLFGKHLLAPAISPKKSWEGLGGSLVFGVAAAVVSVAFLLDKPAWVGVPLGLLLVITGVLGDLVESQVKRDLGIKDMGTLLPGHGGIMDRIDAMLPSAVVGWIVLTLLA; this comes from the coding sequence GTGGCACAGACTGAGCCACCACAGAAAACCTCGCGCGCCGGCCGCGACCTGCCGGCCGCGATCGCCGTCGGCGCGGTCCTGGGCGCCCTCGCGATAGGCACCCTGCTCTTTGCGCCCCTCTGGTGGCTGCCGCTGCTGGCCGTCGCGATCGCCATCGCCACCCACGAGGTGATCCGGCGGATGCGCGAAGACGGCTATGCGCTGCCCACCGTGCCGCTGCTGCTCGGCGGGCAGGCGATGATCTGGCTGACCTGGCCGTTCGGGGCCGCGGGCCTCCTGGGTGCCTACGGCGGCACCATCGTCGTCTGCATGGTGTGGCGCCTGATCGGGCAGGGCCTGGACCAGCAACCCGTCAACTACCTGCGCGATATCGCCGCCACCGTCTTGCTGGCCACGTGGGTGCCGTTGTTCGCGGCCTTCACCGCGCTCCTGATCTTCGCCGACCACGGCGGGGCCCGGGTGTTCACAATCATCGTGACGGTCGTCTTCGCCGACATCGGTGGTTATGTCGCGGGCGTCCTGTTCGGCAAGCACCTGCTGGCGCCGGCGATCAGCCCCAAGAAGTCCTGGGAGGGCCTCGGCGGTTCGCTGGTGTTCGGCGTCGCCGCGGCCGTGGTCTCGGTCGCGTTTCTGCTGGACAAGCCGGCGTGGGTGGGCGTGCCGCTCGGCCTGTTGCTCGTAATCACCGGCGTGCTCGGCGACCTGGTCGAATCGCAGGTCAAACGCGACCTCGGGATCAAGGACATGGGAACGCTGCTACCGGGCCACGGCGGGATCATGGACCGGATCGACGCGATGCTGCCGTCGGCCGTCGTCGGCTGGATCGTCTTGACGCTCCTGGCTTAG
- a CDS encoding aminotransferase-like domain-containing protein produces MVDVQRFLSDIARVAPFVPPQDPVPVTFNFDQGIPSAETFPISTLDHLLSDVLKRDGARALEYVSLDVDGPGDQIVYGNTGYSELILGSLHLRRELASWLGERNARTDLGPDNLIITSGSVQAIALAINALVNPGDGVLVEAATFPYALRYAKMRGADIRPVTIDSDGLDPDALESQLKEMAAAGVVPKLLYIVATFQLPTCVSTSEPRRRRILELAQEYDFLILEDNIYGDLRYHGEPLPTLLSMDTEGRVMQSHGFSKTVAPALRIGWMTGPQDLIAGLGSVRQDLGPSLWTCRALAQFVASGGFDKQIDRANDVYRRKLDVAVTAVREHCGPWVTFSVPEGGFYLWLKLSDQVDWREVRRRSAEGGVAFRPGERFMVDSAAAAGAGYLRLAYSHVDDDEMQRGIAILGEAIRDSVIS; encoded by the coding sequence ATGGTCGACGTTCAGAGGTTTTTATCCGATATCGCGCGCGTCGCACCCTTCGTGCCGCCCCAGGACCCGGTACCGGTCACCTTCAACTTCGATCAGGGAATTCCATCCGCGGAGACATTTCCGATCTCCACGCTTGATCACCTCCTCAGCGACGTTCTCAAGCGCGACGGCGCACGCGCCCTGGAATACGTATCGCTGGACGTCGACGGTCCCGGCGACCAGATCGTCTACGGCAACACCGGCTACAGCGAGCTGATCCTGGGCAGTCTGCACCTGCGCCGCGAGTTGGCGAGCTGGCTGGGTGAACGCAACGCGCGCACCGACCTGGGCCCGGACAACCTGATCATCACCTCCGGTTCGGTGCAGGCCATCGCGCTGGCCATCAATGCGCTGGTGAATCCCGGCGACGGGGTGCTGGTGGAGGCCGCGACATTTCCCTACGCGCTGCGGTACGCCAAGATGCGCGGCGCCGATATCCGGCCCGTGACGATCGACTCCGACGGCCTGGATCCCGACGCCCTGGAATCTCAACTCAAGGAAATGGCCGCTGCCGGGGTTGTCCCGAAGCTGCTGTATATCGTTGCCACCTTCCAGCTTCCGACCTGTGTATCGACATCCGAGCCGCGGCGCCGGCGCATCCTGGAGTTGGCGCAGGAGTACGACTTCCTGATCCTCGAGGACAACATCTACGGCGATCTGCGCTACCACGGTGAGCCGCTACCCACTCTGCTGTCCATGGACACCGAAGGCCGGGTGATGCAGTCCCATGGCTTCAGCAAAACGGTGGCACCCGCGTTGCGGATCGGATGGATGACCGGACCGCAGGACCTGATCGCCGGATTGGGTTCGGTACGGCAGGACCTGGGCCCGAGCCTGTGGACCTGCCGGGCACTGGCGCAGTTCGTCGCATCCGGGGGCTTCGACAAGCAGATCGACCGCGCCAACGACGTGTACCGGCGCAAGCTCGACGTCGCGGTGACCGCCGTGCGGGAACACTGCGGCCCCTGGGTGACGTTCTCGGTGCCCGAAGGCGGCTTCTACCTGTGGCTCAAGTTGTCCGATCAAGTCGACTGGCGGGAGGTCCGGCGCCGGTCCGCCGAGGGCGGCGTAGCCTTCCGTCCGGGCGAGCGATTCATGGTCGACAGTGCCGCTGCCGCCGGAGCAGGTTACCTGCGGCTGGCCTACAGCCACGTCGATGACGACGAAATGCAAAGGGGCATTGCGATTCTGGGCGAGGCCATTCGCGATTCGGTGATCAGTTGA
- a CDS encoding phosphotransferase, protein MLTPARRIIPAVGLAAHIGHGVQRIATDAAIGRMRSLPRHVGGLDAAYLSRLTGRTIESVSVVGGDAGTSSRARLALSGGPDVPESVFVKMPAETAATRMMGELGRLGHTEVRFYQQLADGLPGVPRSYGAAFDPLTGRYVLVLEDLALSPCEFTDTLHPLDRNRAAATVGLLARVHAAFWGRLPARSGSGPLGWLYSASGDDTSLMTGSLLKLSTKRLAENTDIPVADGQFIDENYRAAAQLLDRPPHTVMHGDAHPGNLFFRNGEAGLLDWQAVRRGHPGRELAYTLVTCMTTADRQAAERDLLDEYRRALAAAGGPMLDHDELWERYRLGAIYAYAAPVITAGLGGMQDEGIALEGARRGVAALADLETVAILKKLL, encoded by the coding sequence ATGCTCACACCGGCCCGCCGCATCATCCCCGCAGTCGGCCTGGCCGCACACATCGGCCACGGCGTGCAACGTATCGCAACCGATGCGGCGATCGGGCGCATGCGTTCACTACCCCGCCACGTCGGCGGCCTCGACGCGGCGTACCTGTCCCGGCTCACCGGGCGCACGATCGAATCCGTGTCGGTGGTCGGCGGCGACGCAGGTACGTCGTCGCGCGCCCGGCTGGCCCTGTCGGGCGGTCCGGATGTTCCCGAATCGGTGTTCGTCAAGATGCCCGCTGAAACCGCGGCGACCCGGATGATGGGCGAGTTGGGCCGGCTGGGGCACACCGAGGTGCGGTTCTACCAACAGCTGGCCGACGGCCTGCCCGGGGTTCCCCGCTCCTACGGCGCTGCCTTCGATCCACTGACCGGGCGGTATGTGCTGGTGCTGGAAGACCTGGCGCTCAGCCCCTGCGAGTTCACCGACACCCTGCACCCGCTGGACCGGAACCGCGCCGCCGCGACAGTCGGGCTGCTGGCCCGCGTCCACGCCGCGTTCTGGGGGCGGTTGCCGGCACGCAGCGGCAGCGGACCGTTGGGCTGGCTGTACTCGGCATCTGGCGATGACACCTCACTGATGACCGGCTCACTACTCAAGCTGTCGACCAAACGCCTGGCCGAGAACACCGACATTCCGGTGGCCGACGGGCAGTTCATCGACGAGAACTACCGAGCGGCGGCACAGCTGCTCGACCGGCCACCGCACACCGTCATGCATGGTGACGCCCATCCGGGCAACCTGTTCTTCCGCAACGGCGAGGCGGGCCTGCTCGACTGGCAGGCCGTCCGCCGGGGCCATCCCGGCCGGGAGCTGGCGTACACCCTGGTCACCTGCATGACCACAGCCGACCGGCAGGCCGCCGAACGGGACCTGCTCGACGAATACCGACGCGCACTGGCCGCAGCCGGCGGCCCGATGCTGGATCACGACGAGTTGTGGGAGCGTTACCGCCTGGGCGCGATCTACGCCTACGCCGCGCCTGTCATCACCGCCGGGCTCGGCGGTATGCAGGATGAAGGCATCGCGCTGGAAGGGGCCAGACGGGGTGTGGCAGCCTTGGCGGACCTCGAGACTGTGGCGATACTCAAGAAGTTGCTCTGA
- the rlmN gene encoding 23S rRNA (adenine(2503)-C(2))-methyltransferase RlmN, translated as MSESKPLPLVFEAPRRGMPPQHLADLDEDGRTEAVAELGLPKFRAKQLANQYYGRLIADPKQMTDLPAAVRDQVADALFPTLIDPVKQIQCDAGETRKTLWRAGDGTTFESVLMRYPQRNTVCISSQAGCGMACPFCATGQGGLKRNLSTAEILEQVRAASSAMRLEHDGRLSNIVFMGMGEPLANYNRVLAAVKRIIAPPPNGFGISARSVTVSTVGLAPAIRKLADERLGVTLAVSLHTPDDELRDTLVPVNNRWSVDEVLDAARYYADVTGRRVSIEYALIRDINDQPWRADLLGKKLHSKLGALVHVNLIPLNPTPGSKWDASPKPVEREFVKRVQAKGVSCTVRDTRGREIAAACGQLAAEG; from the coding sequence ATGTCTGAAAGTAAGCCGTTGCCGTTGGTCTTCGAGGCCCCGCGCCGCGGCATGCCGCCGCAACACCTTGCCGACCTCGACGAGGACGGCCGTACGGAGGCTGTCGCCGAGCTGGGGTTGCCGAAATTCCGGGCCAAACAGCTGGCCAACCAGTACTACGGCCGGCTGATCGCCGACCCGAAGCAGATGACCGATCTGCCCGCCGCCGTGCGTGACCAGGTGGCCGACGCGCTGTTCCCGACCCTGATCGACCCGGTCAAGCAGATCCAGTGCGACGCGGGGGAGACCCGCAAGACGCTGTGGCGCGCGGGCGACGGCACGACGTTCGAATCGGTGCTGATGCGCTACCCGCAGCGCAACACGGTCTGTATATCCTCGCAGGCCGGCTGCGGCATGGCCTGTCCGTTCTGCGCGACCGGGCAAGGCGGCCTGAAGCGCAACCTGTCCACCGCCGAGATCCTCGAACAGGTCCGGGCGGCGTCGTCGGCCATGCGGCTGGAGCATGACGGGCGGTTGTCCAACATCGTCTTCATGGGCATGGGTGAGCCGCTGGCCAACTACAACCGGGTGCTGGCAGCAGTCAAGCGCATCATCGCGCCGCCGCCGAACGGTTTCGGGATCAGTGCCCGGTCGGTGACCGTGTCGACGGTGGGTCTGGCGCCGGCCATCCGCAAACTCGCCGACGAGCGCCTCGGCGTCACGCTCGCCGTGTCGCTGCACACCCCCGACGACGAACTACGCGACACCCTGGTGCCGGTCAACAACCGGTGGAGCGTCGACGAGGTCCTCGATGCCGCGCGTTACTACGCCGACGTCACCGGCCGGCGAGTGTCCATCGAATACGCGCTGATCCGCGACATCAACGATCAGCCTTGGCGCGCAGATCTTTTGGGTAAGAAGCTGCACAGCAAGCTCGGCGCTCTGGTGCACGTCAACCTGATCCCGCTCAACCCCACGCCGGGCAGTAAATGGGACGCCAGTCCCAAACCGGTCGAGCGGGAGTTCGTCAAACGCGTTCAGGCCAAGGGAGTGTCTTGCACGGTGCGCGATACCCGGGGCCGTGAGATCGCTGCCGCCTGCGGCCAGCTCGCCGCCGAGGGTTGA
- a CDS encoding class I SAM-dependent methyltransferase — MTTPSEMSDAMFESAYRGEAQEFAGARPPWSIGEPQPEIAALIAEGKFHGDVLDAGCGEAATALDLAERGFTTVGLDQSATAIELARAEAAERGLTNASFEVADISAFTGYDGRFGTIVYSTLFHSMPVELREGYQQSIVRAAAPGASYFVLVFDKATMGEDGPANPVSEAELREVVGKYWVIDDVRPARIHAHVPADSATFADFAGRDLRDEGADRKSVAAWLLQAHLG; from the coding sequence ATGACCACACCAAGCGAAATGTCAGACGCAATGTTCGAATCCGCTTACCGCGGTGAGGCTCAGGAATTCGCCGGGGCGCGCCCGCCGTGGAGCATCGGCGAACCGCAGCCCGAGATCGCAGCCCTGATTGCCGAGGGCAAGTTCCACGGCGACGTGCTCGACGCCGGCTGCGGTGAGGCGGCCACCGCGCTCGACCTGGCCGAGCGGGGATTCACCACAGTCGGTCTCGACCAGTCGGCCACTGCCATCGAACTGGCCCGGGCCGAGGCCGCCGAACGGGGGCTGACGAATGCCAGCTTCGAGGTGGCCGACATCAGCGCGTTCACCGGCTACGACGGACGCTTCGGCACCATCGTCTACAGCACGCTGTTCCACTCGATGCCGGTCGAGCTTCGCGAGGGCTACCAGCAGTCGATCGTTCGGGCCGCCGCTCCCGGCGCCTCGTACTTCGTGCTGGTGTTCGACAAGGCCACGATGGGCGAGGACGGACCGGCCAACCCGGTCAGCGAGGCAGAATTGCGCGAGGTCGTCGGCAAGTACTGGGTGATCGACGACGTGCGACCGGCCCGCATCCATGCCCACGTCCCGGCGGACTCCGCCACCTTCGCAGATTTCGCCGGAAGGGACCTCCGCGACGAGGGCGCCGACCGTAAGTCGGTGGCGGCCTGGCTGCTCCAGGCGCACCTCGGATAG
- the pyrH gene encoding UMP kinase, which translates to MADPNGAGEGAAPIRPFYTRVLLKLGGEMFGGGQVGLDPDVVHQVARQIAAVVRSGVQVAVVIGGGNFFRGAQLQQRGMERTRSDYMGMLGTVMNSLALQDFLQKEGIDTRVQTAITMGQVAEPYLPLRAVRHLEKGRVVIFGAGMGLPYFSTDTTAAQRALEIGAEVVLMAKAVDGVYTADPREDPNAQLLAEVSHREVIDRGLQVADATAFSLCMDNRMPMLVFNLLTEGNIARAVAGEKIGTLVTTT; encoded by the coding sequence ATGGCGGATCCGAATGGCGCCGGCGAGGGCGCAGCACCCATTCGTCCCTTCTATACAAGGGTTCTGCTGAAGCTCGGCGGAGAGATGTTCGGCGGCGGCCAGGTCGGCCTCGACCCCGACGTCGTGCACCAGGTGGCCCGCCAGATCGCCGCCGTGGTGCGCAGTGGAGTCCAGGTCGCGGTCGTGATCGGCGGCGGCAACTTCTTCCGCGGCGCCCAGTTGCAGCAGCGTGGGATGGAACGCACCCGCAGCGACTACATGGGCATGCTCGGTACCGTGATGAACAGCCTTGCGCTGCAGGACTTTCTGCAGAAGGAAGGCATCGATACGCGCGTGCAGACCGCCATCACCATGGGTCAGGTCGCCGAGCCGTACCTCCCGCTGAGGGCAGTGCGGCACCTGGAAAAGGGTCGTGTCGTCATCTTCGGTGCAGGCATGGGCCTGCCGTACTTCTCCACCGACACCACCGCCGCACAGCGTGCCCTGGAAATCGGGGCCGAGGTCGTTTTGATGGCCAAGGCGGTCGACGGCGTCTACACGGCCGACCCGCGCGAGGACCCGAACGCCCAGCTGCTCGCCGAGGTCAGCCATCGCGAGGTCATCGACCGAGGCCTGCAGGTCGCCGATGCCACAGCCTTCAGTTTGTGCATGGACAACCGGATGCCGATGCTGGTGTTCAACCTGCTCACCGAAGGCAATATCGCCCGTGCGGTGGCGGGTGAGAAGATCGGAACGCTGGTCACCACCACCTGA
- a CDS encoding SMP-30/gluconolactonase/LRE family protein gives MIADDPKPVAEGLTFPECPRWHDGALWFSDQHAGTVFRLAPGQPPEPILEVAGQPSGLGWTPDGDLLVVSMLDRKLLRYDGQTTATVADLSPYHRGPSNDMLVDDAGRAYVGDIGFDYYDGGSPTPTKLIRVDPDGEVQVVSGDVLVPNGMALTEGGTRLIVAESLARRLTSFRRDPDGTLSDQQVFADLGRRVPDGICADPTGAVWFASPNSKAVVRVDRTGTETHVIGTGSWYPVACALGGPDGRTLYICASTSVAPTDTDTARSGAILAVELDKEKP, from the coding sequence TTGATCGCCGACGACCCCAAGCCCGTCGCCGAGGGCCTGACCTTCCCGGAGTGCCCGCGCTGGCATGACGGTGCCCTGTGGTTCTCCGACCAGCACGCCGGCACTGTTTTCCGCCTGGCGCCCGGACAGCCCCCCGAACCGATACTCGAGGTCGCCGGCCAGCCGTCGGGCCTCGGGTGGACACCCGACGGCGATCTGCTGGTGGTGTCCATGCTGGACCGGAAACTGCTGCGCTATGACGGTCAGACCACCGCAACGGTGGCTGATCTGTCGCCGTATCACCGCGGGCCGAGCAACGACATGCTTGTCGACGATGCCGGCCGGGCCTACGTCGGCGACATCGGCTTCGACTACTACGACGGGGGCTCCCCTACCCCGACGAAGCTCATCAGGGTGGACCCGGACGGCGAGGTTCAGGTGGTCTCCGGGGACGTCCTGGTGCCCAATGGGATGGCCCTGACCGAGGGTGGAACGCGGCTCATCGTCGCCGAGTCACTGGCCCGCCGGCTCACCAGCTTTCGCCGGGATCCCGATGGCACCCTGTCGGATCAGCAGGTGTTCGCCGACCTCGGCCGTCGGGTCCCCGATGGGATCTGCGCGGACCCGACCGGTGCGGTGTGGTTCGCCTCGCCCAATTCCAAGGCCGTTGTTCGCGTCGACCGAACCGGTACGGAAACTCACGTCATCGGCACGGGCAGTTGGTACCCGGTGGCCTGTGCGCTCGGCGGCCCGGACGGCCGCACGCTGTATATCTGCGCTTCGACCTCGGTGGCCCCCACCGACACCGACACCGCACGATCGGGCGCAATACTCGCAGTCGAACTCGATAAGGAGAAGCCGTGA
- the frr gene encoding ribosome recycling factor, translating to MIDETLFDAEEKMEKAVTVARDDMSTIRTGRANPGMFSRINIEYYGSMTPITQMASINVPEARLVVIKPYEAAQLRPIEDAIRNSDLGVNPTNDGNIIRISIPQLTEERRRELVKQAKSKGEDAKVSVRNIRRKAMEELSRIKKDGEAGEDEVGRAEKDLEKSTHTYTAQIDELVKHKEGELLEV from the coding sequence GTGATCGACGAAACTCTCTTCGATGCCGAAGAGAAGATGGAAAAGGCCGTGACTGTGGCCCGTGACGATATGTCCACGATCCGGACCGGTCGCGCCAATCCGGGCATGTTCTCCCGGATCAACATCGAGTACTACGGGTCGATGACACCGATCACGCAGATGGCGAGCATCAATGTTCCCGAGGCGCGCCTCGTCGTCATCAAGCCTTACGAGGCAGCGCAGCTTCGACCGATCGAGGATGCGATCCGCAACTCCGACCTCGGGGTGAACCCGACGAACGACGGCAACATCATCCGGATCTCGATCCCGCAGCTCACCGAGGAGCGCCGCCGCGAGCTGGTCAAACAGGCGAAATCCAAGGGCGAGGACGCCAAGGTGTCCGTGCGCAACATCCGTCGAAAGGCGATGGAAGAGCTCAGCCGGATCAAGAAGGACGGCGAGGCCGGCGAGGACGAAGTCGGGCGCGCAGAGAAGGATCTCGAAAAATCCACCCACACGTACACCGCCCAGATCGACGAGTTGGTCAAGCACAAGGAAGGCGAGTTGCTGGAGGTCTAG
- a CDS encoding TetR/AcrR family transcriptional regulator encodes MTASRVLDAVLEILTESGSHNLTIVAVSERSGVSNGAIYHRFADRRQLLVEAHDRFLTRLSESSEYRLAPWYSSADRQRFVTGFVSMFLESIAANRALLFVFVSLGRDDPDMRAAGVAWSHSFARDFGRVLTERFGCSAAAADTAFRIVYSYAFLPAVFGNDEITSVALDSAVSAEHLTTAVEAVLDRH; translated from the coding sequence ATGACGGCTTCCCGGGTGCTCGACGCCGTGCTGGAAATCCTGACCGAATCGGGATCGCACAATTTGACGATCGTCGCGGTCAGCGAGCGTTCCGGAGTGTCCAACGGGGCCATCTACCATCGTTTTGCCGACCGCCGACAGCTGCTGGTCGAAGCCCATGACAGATTCTTGACGCGCCTGAGCGAATCGAGCGAGTATCGTTTGGCGCCTTGGTATTCCAGCGCTGACAGGCAACGGTTCGTGACCGGCTTCGTCTCGATGTTCCTCGAGTCCATCGCGGCTAATCGGGCCCTGCTCTTCGTGTTCGTCAGTCTCGGCCGCGACGATCCGGATATGAGGGCGGCCGGAGTCGCCTGGAGTCATTCCTTCGCGCGGGACTTTGGCCGCGTGCTTACCGAGCGTTTCGGGTGCAGTGCCGCCGCTGCCGATACCGCGTTCCGGATCGTGTACTCCTACGCGTTCCTGCCGGCCGTGTTCGGAAATGACGAAATTACCTCGGTTGCATTGGATTCTGCCGTGAGTGCCGAACACCTGACGACCGCGGTGGAGGCCGTCTTGGATCGGCACTGA
- a CDS encoding aldehyde dehydrogenase family protein has product MTQVQSETGVLAGDERMLIDGELQYTGSGAKFDVVHPASEQVAGQATDGTVADIDRAVGAARRAFDETDWSRDVEFRYHCLMQLHDALDAEKERLRRVLVTEVGCPVTVTGSQIEDPIGEVKHWAEHGRNFEYVVDNGVHQTQLGPARRKIAYEPVGVVGAITPWNVPFYLNVAETVPALMAGNTVVLKPAQLTPWSGTELGRIVAEHTDIPAGVFNVVVAGANEVGAALSADPRVDMITFTGSTATGRAILAAGAPTVKKTMLELGGKSAHIVLDDADFNSALPIAAMMACVMSGQSCILPSRILLPRSRYDEGIALLKGAMENFPVGDPWTPGIMQGPQISATQREKVLGLIKSGIDSGARLVTGGGIPENLPTGYYVSPTLLADVDPDSQVAQEEIFGPVLTVTPYDSDDDAVAIANNSIYGLSGEVSSGDVDRAFAIARRIRTGNVTINSRSHFGINSPFGGSKQSGLGRRNGEEGFKEYFDSKTIGMPE; this is encoded by the coding sequence ATGACTCAGGTGCAGAGCGAAACCGGCGTGCTCGCCGGTGACGAGCGGATGCTCATCGACGGCGAACTCCAATACACCGGCAGCGGCGCCAAGTTCGACGTCGTCCACCCCGCCAGCGAGCAGGTGGCCGGCCAGGCCACCGACGGCACGGTGGCCGACATCGACCGTGCCGTCGGTGCGGCCAGACGGGCGTTCGACGAAACCGACTGGAGCCGCGACGTCGAGTTCCGCTACCACTGCCTGATGCAGCTGCACGATGCGCTGGACGCCGAGAAGGAGCGGCTGCGCCGGGTATTGGTCACCGAGGTCGGCTGTCCGGTCACCGTCACCGGCTCCCAGATCGAGGACCCGATCGGCGAGGTCAAGCACTGGGCCGAGCACGGCAGGAATTTCGAGTACGTCGTCGACAACGGCGTCCACCAAACTCAGCTCGGACCGGCACGCCGCAAGATCGCCTATGAGCCGGTCGGTGTGGTCGGCGCCATCACCCCGTGGAACGTGCCGTTCTACCTCAACGTCGCCGAGACGGTTCCGGCCTTGATGGCAGGCAACACCGTGGTGCTCAAGCCCGCACAGCTCACGCCGTGGTCGGGTACCGAACTGGGCCGCATAGTCGCTGAGCACACCGACATCCCGGCCGGCGTCTTCAACGTCGTGGTCGCAGGCGCCAACGAGGTCGGGGCCGCGCTGTCGGCAGACCCGCGAGTCGACATGATCACCTTCACCGGATCGACCGCGACCGGGCGCGCCATCTTGGCCGCCGGCGCGCCGACGGTCAAGAAGACGATGCTCGAACTGGGCGGCAAGTCCGCGCACATCGTGCTCGACGATGCGGACTTCAACTCGGCACTGCCCATCGCGGCGATGATGGCCTGTGTCATGAGTGGGCAGTCCTGCATCCTGCCCAGCCGAATCCTGCTCCCCCGCAGCCGCTACGACGAGGGCATCGCACTGCTCAAGGGGGCGATGGAGAACTTCCCGGTCGGCGACCCGTGGACCCCGGGCATCATGCAGGGCCCGCAGATCAGCGCCACTCAGCGCGAAAAGGTACTCGGGCTCATCAAATCGGGCATCGATTCCGGCGCCCGTCTGGTCACCGGCGGTGGGATACCGGAGAACCTGCCCACGGGTTACTACGTCTCGCCCACGCTGCTGGCCGACGTCGACCCCGATTCGCAGGTCGCCCAGGAGGAGATCTTCGGGCCGGTGCTCACGGTCACTCCCTACGACTCCGACGACGACGCGGTGGCCATCGCCAACAACTCCATTTACGGCCTGTCCGGTGAGGTTTCGTCCGGTGACGTCGACCGGGCATTCGCCATCGCGCGTCGGATCCGGACCGGCAACGTCACCATCAACAGCCGCAGCCATTTCGGTATCAACAGCCCGTTCGGCGGTTCCAAGCAGAGCGGTCTGGGCCGGCGCAACGGCGAGGAAGGCTTCAAGGAGTACTTCGACTCCAAGACCATCGGCATGCCGGAGTGA
- a CDS encoding TetR/AcrR family transcriptional regulator encodes MNEPLPAQRDASVEDTSTRHRILVATAEVLARSGQTKLSLSEVALQAGVSRPTLYRWFADKQELLDAFGTHEREMFDHGISHATVGLRGSEKLDAALRFIVEYQQSYSGVRLVDIEPEVVIAQLANVIPLMRARLLKLLSGANAPVKAATAIRVAVSHYIVRSDDGDQFLAQLRHAVGLKQPDTN; translated from the coding sequence GTGAATGAACCTCTACCCGCGCAGCGGGACGCAAGCGTCGAAGACACCTCGACGCGCCATCGAATCCTGGTCGCGACCGCCGAGGTACTGGCCCGCAGCGGTCAGACGAAACTGAGCCTTTCCGAGGTAGCGCTGCAGGCCGGCGTTTCCCGGCCCACCCTGTACCGCTGGTTCGCCGACAAGCAGGAGCTACTCGACGCGTTCGGCACCCATGAACGCGAGATGTTCGACCACGGCATCAGCCACGCGACCGTGGGTCTGCGGGGCAGCGAAAAGCTCGATGCCGCACTGCGTTTCATCGTGGAATATCAGCAGTCGTATTCCGGGGTCCGCCTCGTCGACATCGAGCCCGAAGTCGTGATCGCACAATTGGCCAACGTCATCCCCCTGATGCGGGCACGGCTGCTCAAGCTGCTGTCGGGCGCCAATGCCCCGGTCAAGGCCGCTACCGCGATCCGAGTGGCGGTCTCGCATTACATCGTGCGAAGCGATGACGGCGACCAGTTCCTGGCGCAGTTGCGCCATGCCGTCGGCCTCAAACAGCCCGACACCAACTGA